One segment of Pasteurella skyensis DNA contains the following:
- a CDS encoding aromatic amino acid transporter has product MKKQPSILGGASIVASVCVGAGMLGLPAAGAGAWTIWTFVILFATMIVLIWAGWLLLEAYKNYDLTASYNTVTKDLLGEKVNIINNLAFYFLGGILLYAYTTALGNLFNGIFGQFVDFGEYGSRIWSIIAVAVFSMFVWHSTRLVDRFSTFLVTVMALSFILGVSGLTLKMDLGVLLNTIAGPEENTNYAVFAISLLPVAFTSFGYQHAASSIREYYGEEAKAAKAMLWGAVIALGLYIFWLVSVFGNLPRIDFLPVIAKGGSVEALLQAMGGVIESETIKNAVKIFSIAAILSSFVGVGLGVFHFFTDFFQFDSTKKADRTKSWLITFIPPLVMSVLAPMGFVTAIAYAGAVSTICGIIMPGFMAWKVRQREREAQNPADVFPAYKPNGYKVFGGNVVIAICILWGFAVAIIHLLAMFGMIPTFG; this is encoded by the coding sequence ATGAAAAAACAACCTTCAATTTTAGGTGGTGCAAGTATTGTTGCAAGTGTGTGTGTTGGTGCGGGTATGTTAGGTCTGCCAGCAGCTGGTGCGGGCGCTTGGACAATATGGACTTTTGTTATTCTTTTCGCAACAATGATAGTTTTAATTTGGGCTGGCTGGTTGTTATTAGAAGCCTATAAAAACTATGATTTAACCGCTTCTTATAATACAGTAACCAAAGATTTGCTGGGTGAAAAAGTTAATATTATTAATAACTTAGCTTTCTATTTCCTTGGTGGTATTTTACTTTATGCTTATACAACAGCGTTAGGTAATTTATTTAATGGAATTTTTGGGCAGTTTGTTGATTTTGGTGAATACGGTAGTCGTATTTGGTCTATTATTGCTGTTGCTGTTTTCTCTATGTTTGTATGGCACTCAACAAGACTAGTCGATAGATTCTCTACTTTCCTTGTTACTGTAATGGCACTTTCTTTCATTCTTGGTGTTTCAGGCTTAACATTAAAAATGGATTTAGGTGTATTGCTTAATACAATAGCTGGACCAGAAGAAAATACTAATTATGCTGTTTTCGCTATCTCTTTATTACCAGTAGCCTTTACTTCTTTTGGATATCAACACGCAGCTTCTTCTATTCGTGAATATTATGGTGAAGAGGCAAAAGCTGCTAAAGCAATGTTATGGGGTGCTGTAATCGCATTAGGTCTTTATATTTTCTGGTTAGTGAGTGTTTTTGGTAATTTACCAAGAATTGATTTCTTACCAGTTATTGCTAAAGGCGGAAGTGTTGAGGCCTTATTACAAGCAATGGGCGGAGTTATTGAGTCTGAAACCATTAAAAATGCTGTGAAAATATTCTCTATCGCAGCTATTTTATCTTCTTTCGTTGGTGTTGGTTTAGGGGTATTCCACTTCTTTACAGACTTCTTCCAATTTGACTCAACTAAGAAAGCAGATAGAACAAAAAGCTGGTTGATCACATTCATTCCACCATTAGTAATGTCTGTACTTGCTCCTATGGGGTTCGTTACAGCAATTGCTTATGCAGGTGCGGTATCTACGATTTGTGGTATTATTATGCCTGGTTTTATGGCTTGGAAAGTAAGACAGCGTGAGCGTGAAGCTCAAAATCCTGCGGATGTTTTCCCTGCTTACAAACCGAATGGGTATAAAGTATTTGGTGGTAATGTAGTGATAGCAATCTGTATTTTATGGGGTTTTGCT
- a CDS encoding tyrosine phenol-lyase has protein sequence MNMYPAEPFRIKSVETVAMIDRAAREEAAKKAGYNTFLLDSKDVFIDLLTDSGTNAMSDAQWGGIMQGDEAYAGSRNFYHLQETVQELFGFKYIVPTHQGRGAENILSTIAIKEGQYVPGNMYFTTTRYHQEKNGGIFVDIIRDEAHDAGLEVPFKGDIDLAKLEKVINEKGAENIAYVCLAVTVNLAGGQPVSMKNMREVRELTAKHGIKVFMDATRCVENAYFIKEQEDGFQDKTIKEIVHEMFSYADGCTMSGKKDCLTNIGGFLCMNDEELFLAAKEIVVVYEGMPSYGGMAGRDMEAMAIGLKEAMQFEYIQHRVLQVRYLGERLKEAGVPIIEPVGGHAVFLDARRFCPHLTQDEFPAQALAAELYIESGVRSMERGIISAGRDIKTGENHRPKLETVRLTIPRRVYTYKHMDVVADSVIRLYKRKETIKGLKFVYEPKQLRFFTARFEHI, from the coding sequence ATGAATATGTATCCAGCGGAACCATTCCGTATTAAAAGCGTTGAAACTGTAGCAATGATTGATCGTGCAGCTCGTGAAGAAGCTGCTAAAAAAGCGGGTTATAACACTTTCTTGTTAGATTCTAAAGATGTATTTATCGATTTATTAACAGATAGTGGTACTAACGCGATGAGTGACGCCCAATGGGGTGGAATCATGCAAGGTGATGAAGCTTATGCAGGAAGTCGCAACTTCTATCATTTACAAGAAACAGTTCAAGAATTATTTGGCTTTAAATACATAGTTCCTACTCACCAAGGTCGTGGTGCTGAAAATATCTTATCAACAATTGCTATTAAAGAAGGGCAATATGTACCAGGTAATATGTATTTCACGACAACTCGTTATCACCAAGAGAAAAATGGTGGTATCTTCGTAGATATTATTCGTGATGAAGCGCATGATGCTGGATTAGAAGTACCATTTAAAGGTGATATCGATCTTGCTAAACTTGAAAAAGTAATCAATGAGAAAGGTGCAGAAAATATCGCTTATGTATGTTTAGCGGTAACTGTAAACCTTGCTGGTGGTCAGCCAGTATCAATGAAAAATATGCGTGAAGTTAGAGAATTAACTGCAAAACACGGTATTAAAGTATTTATGGATGCAACTCGTTGTGTTGAAAATGCTTATTTCATTAAAGAGCAAGAAGATGGTTTCCAAGATAAAACAATCAAAGAAATCGTACACGAAATGTTCAGCTATGCTGATGGTTGTACAATGAGTGGTAAAAAAGACTGCTTGACAAATATCGGTGGTTTCTTATGTATGAATGATGAAGAGTTATTCTTAGCTGCAAAAGAAATCGTGGTTGTTTATGAAGGTATGCCTTCATACGGCGGTATGGCTGGTCGTGATATGGAAGCGATGGCTATCGGTCTTAAAGAAGCTATGCAGTTTGAATATATCCAACACCGTGTTCTACAAGTTCGTTACTTAGGTGAACGTCTAAAAGAAGCGGGTGTTCCAATTATTGAACCAGTTGGTGGACATGCAGTATTCCTTGATGCTCGTCGTTTCTGCCCACACTTAACACAAGATGAGTTCCCAGCACAAGCTCTTGCTGCAGAACTTTATATTGAGTCAGGTGTACGTTCAATGGAGCGTGGTATCATCTCTGCTGGTCGTGATATTAAAACTGGTGAAAACCACAGACCAAAACTAGAAACTGTTCGTTTAACTATTCCACGTCGTGTTTATACATATAAGCATATGGATGTAGTTGCTGACAGCGTTATTCGTCTGTATAAGAGAAAAGAAACAATTAAAGGCTTAAAATTTGTTTACGAGCCAAAACAACTTCGCTTCTTTACAGCACGTTTTGAACACATCTAA